In Euphorbia lathyris chromosome 10, ddEupLath1.1, whole genome shotgun sequence, the DNA window ACCGTGAGAGAGGAGCATATTGTTTCCACATCTAAAAGTGTTAGTATTCATGTCTAAGAGCAATAACAGAAAGAAAGAACACATAAAACTAGGGTAGATAGATACAGGTGCAGCTGAGATGAGAAAAAGCTTTCACCAGTTGAGTTCTACCACTTGTACAAAAGGAACTTTACTTTGACTGTaaacataattaattattattattattaattaaataacctttGGAGGTCAGATGGAGCCAACTTACTCCATTTTATGCGGCGAGGAACAGTATTTGGacttgattattgaatgaagATCATTACATAATAAAACACTCAACTTTACCCTCTCCATTGAACAGAGTTTTGTTTTTAACCACAGCTTTATTTTCCAATTATataatctgaaattctaaatttaGTTATCAGTCAAACTATAGTAGTAACAACTCAAACATATGGTATCATTGGAAGGAACAGCTTCCAtggaatttccgggcatttttTGGCAACCCGTGGATGCTCAAGGCCCCTTGCCACTTCTTGGATCCATCACCGGCCTTGTCTCAACTGTAACGTTTAAATGAATTGATACAAAATAATTTTTGGACAAATAATTCACAAAATGCATATTCAGCAATTGCAATAAAAGTAGCATTAGAACCCAAAATCTCTGCTGCGGATTGGAAAAACGTCATAACTTCCCAAAAGGGTGGATGCAGCAGTTATTAACTGTGACATATTCTCTAGGCAATTGATACAAAACCTTTAAACCGCATATTGAAGAAACAAGATATACATATAATAGGGTAAggatctaaaaaaaaaaaaatcctaaaacaaaagttaaaaggaagaggaagaggaagatagGCACTAGATACCACATTAACCACATCCAAAATCTACATCTGGCTTAGCAACCACTGCTGCAAAAGGAATTGCAACCCTCTCTTTGACAATGCAACGAGTTTCCCCATTTTCCACCACCAAAACTCTCCCAGGTGGGCACTCGCTACGGCTCTTCTCTTCACTTGCTGCTTGTGGAAACAACTCCAAAATCTTCACTGGTAGACTTATTTTCCCAAGTTTAGGCCCGAAACCGGACAACCTTAGCACCGATATCACACCGACAAGGGTAATCATTGTCTTGGCTGCAGCACCAATGAAAAATCCCAACCCTTTGCTTGAGTTTTGGGAAATGTTATTAGCTGGTTTGCTATTTGAATGATTCAGATTTTTCTTCGCTTCAGCAGTGATTACCCCATTTCGCGTAGACTTGTGTGAGAGATAGTGATTATCTATAACTAGGGATGGTGGAGGCCGACTTGGATAAGGAGGAAGTAAAAGATCATTGTTATGCTCTACTGTTTCACCAGCAAATCTTGAAGCTTCTTGTATTACTTCCAAGTCTGCTCCTTTGTAATCCTTCAGTTTATCCAGTAACATCTTGCGGCTATGTTCAATGTCGCTAAGGGCAACTTCTCTTTCATAACGTTGCTGTTGCTGCAAAGCCTGTGTATAGCATGAAGAAACAATGAAAGAGTCCTTAACCAATATACATGATATTTCATAGAAGTTTACATCTCCATTTTTAGGTATTCCTATTTAATCTTTACCTTTATATTCACAGTAAGTACCTTATTTATGAATAGCATGGActcgaaacaaaaaaaaaaaaaaacagaatgcAGTCTTCCCTGCACTATCAATCATGAGTTTCTGCATAAAAACAACCCTGTCTCGCACATGGATGCGGGGAATTTTTGGATGGGATAAACAAAGGAATGTCTAACACCTAATCAATATCACTCAGAACAAGAACAATTTTGCAACATTCAAGGAACCAAGGACCATTTCCTAGTTAACAAAGCAGATTTAACGATCGTATGAGTACTTTATAATACAAGAAGTCACACATGCAGTCCACAGCAACATAAAATGACTATGTTAACTTGATAGACCACATAATACTTCGGTATAGGTCAATACTTGAGTATGATACAAAACAAAAGGCCAAGACCTTTAGTAGACACCATGATCCAAATGTGCCTGACCTACATCAACATTCTATGCTATGCCCTCAATTAGCTTTTAAACTGCGTAGCAAAATGACGTGCATCCATGGTGTCCAACACATTCTATTCTCACCACAAATTCACAAGCTAATGGGATAATTATGCTATTCATGTGAGCACATAACATGAAAGAACGTCACTTTATTAATTCAGTATGAAGACTAATGATCATGCATTCTCGGACATTTATGTTTGGATAAAACAAGGGTATTAGGACTCCGGCTCTACTTCATCAAAAGTCATAAGCATATAGCATACACAAAAAGTTCGCCTATgaacaaaaaaattgaaacattGAGGAAGCAACGACCTTTAAGGCTAACTTCATTCCACAGAAGCATGTATACACAAATTTGGACGCCAATTCTTGGAAATCCTCAAAAAGAAAGTTCCAAAACTTGATTTCAAATATAAATTGAATGCATTTGAAGTTCTCTGTAGGTATGCTCACATGCTGACTAATTTATGCATAAACAAGTACCTCAATTGGATCTTTAGAAATTAATCAAATAACTGAAATTTTAACTATTAACATATCAATAGCCCTTTTTCTCGGTATAACAGATGAAgcaaaaaagaaaggaaaagaaaaatgattttcacaCAAGAATTAAACACAGTTATGATAAAGGTACTCTGTTTGCTGCTTAGGTACAAAAAGAGAACCTTTAAGGACATCTGCCCTCAAATGATTATTTCGTCAATAATTTCACATTATTAGTCAACATTTTCAGGCAAAAAGAAGAAAATGGCAGGTCTTATAGTTCAATAGTTTATCTGTGTAGTGACCAAATGAGAATCACAAGTCAGAACTCAGAACAGATAAAGAACGCGTCTCTCACTCACTCATTCTCACAGCTAGGTTCACATATGCAAGATAATCAAAAGAAGACAAATTCTGTATTTTGATGTAAAAACCCTAACTTTTGAGAATAGGGTATTGCGGAAAAACCTGCAAGTTAGAGAGCTGGTGCTCAAGGGATTCAAGAGCATCGAGGATATGCAAAAGTCTCTCAGCATCTGCATCTGCATCTTCATCGTCATAATCTTCTGCTTCATTGTGTGAGCCGTCCTGAAGAGACAGAGAATTAGGGTTCACTTCATTCAAAATCCTACCCTCTTCAAGACcctctttttcttgtttgttgtCTTTAGAAGGTAGAGAGTTTCCATTAGTGTTGTTGCTTGCTTTGTGGATGCAATTGCTGATCTTTAACCTCAGTTCTACAGCTCTTGACAGTACTAACTCAACTCCCTCTTCTTCCATGGCTCTGCTCTAGTTTATCTCTCTCTTTCTAGGTGGGTTTTCCAAGCATTCAAGAAAGCTATGAACTTTGGGCTTGGCGGGTACATTAACAGTGATGGGTTTTGAGAGTTTGTTTGTATTATGCAGCAGAAGCGCCAAAAAGAGGGTTGTGAAATTGGGCTTCTTGTGCTATATAAGTGATTGTGGTGAACTCTCAGCAGATAGAAATCTCTCTCACACTGTTTGTGTTGTGTTTGGCGATtgacagctgaaccaaacaaactttttttctttttttcctcttttctctttatttcAAAAGCCTaataaccaattaaattttagatttttctttttctttttcttggaaagaaaaaaaaaggaaaaatatgtGGTTGAGACTTATACtttgtttgggaggaggttaatgggagtaaatgggagtaatggaaggttaagtattgagttaaccttgtttgggagttatttttttagagtaaatgaggttaatgggagtaacgtaaacttttttaaaattttttgtgtctgcagagtaaatttaaccttccttcccctccatatttaaactcccaaacaaggttaaacatttaaccttatttacatcctataaactcccaaacaatgTTAATTGTTAACTTTCCGttccatcacttcccttccctttccattacctcctttaactctcCCCTCCATTAACttccaaactcccaaacaaaggctcAGAGAAAATCTGTTGTTTCTATAGAGTATAGACAGACTTAAGTGAGGGAAAAGCTTTTCTCTTCTCATTTATTGGTATTTTACTTTTCATTATTGATGTGAATTCAGAAACAAAACTAGCAACTAAAAGGTATAGTTctaggttcaaaaaaaaaaaaaagtatagttctttttctatttagtaaaaaaaaaatgtgatttttagGACTTTATTTGTAagataaactttttttttgaaaaaaatccAACAAAGTGTATATTCATAgctattttgaaagaaaaaacagTTAAATTTACCTAATAACATCAAACATCTAACAGGAATAGCAAACAAACAGAACCAAAGGCGACCTAAGGTAATGAACACGCTAAGAAAGCGAAGGTAGTTATGAGAATTTCTCAGTAATTATGCTCTGGATTCATGATGGCTCGACTATTTCGATCAAATTATTAACATTTACAAGTTCTATATTTGAAgttaggataaaaaaaaaaaattaaatagaaagCCTTCTCATTTTACATTAAGTTCAGATGGCCTAAAACTATACAGCAGATGCAAACAAACTTCAAAATTGGTGATAAATGCTTGTAAGCAATTTTCCTTATACAGACAAATACAGAATAGATTACTTTTACACAAATTGGTTGCAAAAGTTGGGAATGACAGCTAAATCACAACATAACTGCCTTAAGAATGATCATCATACAAACTTAATTAAACAGACATTATTCTAAATTCATCTAATATTCAAGCTCAATGATCTTCAGCCTGTATGATCATCATTCTTCTAACCAGCTTACTTCAATATAGAGTTGAAAAATCAACTTCACAACTAGTTGATCAGTCCGAAAAATCTAGTTATGATTCCCTTTCACTCCGCGTGGTATGCTAGCAGAAGTAAGATATATATATTGCATAAGAGAACTGCTTACTGATCAAGAACATTCCTTCCATTAGGCTAATTCTTTTGAAAGCAAATAGCGGAACGTGAAGTTGTGA includes these proteins:
- the LOC136208087 gene encoding plastid division protein PDV2-like, which produces MEEEGVELVLSRAVELRLKISNCIHKASNNTNGNSLPSKDNKQEKEGLEEGRILNEVNPNSLSLQDGSHNEAEDYDDEDADADAERLLHILDALESLEHQLSNLQALQQQQRYEREVALSDIEHSRKMLLDKLKDYKGADLEVIQEASRFAGETVEHNNDLLLPPYPSRPPPSLVIDNHYLSHKSTRNGVITAEAKKNLNHSNSKPANNISQNSSKGLGFFIGAAAKTMITLVGVISVLRLSGFGPKLGKISLPVKILELFPQAASEEKSRSECPPGRVLVVENGETRCIVKERVAIPFAAVVAKPDVDFGCGLFLISAAPVSIYPSFMCSFFLLLLLDMNTNTFRCGNNMLLSHGPGINKYGNKVTLKHGFNLLHNQSFQLPRFACSSTNTKHGADQKSRRLKVNAFTEEHEVLVVKSWNSMKKNAGDLGLNFFLKIFEIAPSAKKLFKFLQDSDVPLEQNPKLKPHAMTVFVMTCESAVQLRKAGKVTVKESSLKDLGATHFKYGVVDEHFEVTKFALLETIKEAVPEMWSVEMKNAWAEAYDQLVAAIKVEMKPDSQNL